One genomic window of Candidatus Bathyarchaeota archaeon includes the following:
- a CDS encoding DUF362 domain-containing protein gives MSKVAVIRTTPGTVLEDYERLLELVEYKRHFSGLEEVVLKLNLSWSLFFPACSTPPWQLDGVLRVLVRDGFKVYPVEDQTVVTDPWKGAYLNKWLPVFEKYGVSFTPLPNVEWIEYKPKSKLLALDKLFHGKILVPKLFIGRGIIHLATLKTHGHTVITGVVKNAFGGLIPKYRHHAHKLIHEVLVDLLQIQKEIHPRILGLIDGTVAGDGAGPRTMIPRECNLLIAGIDQVAVDSVAAKIMGFNPMEIEYLRRAHEMGLGCADVGAIDLVGDIDLRKIRLNFKARRSPVVFFDQLLRKELSKYFPLVETILFHTPIFRLAILGSSIYHDYIWYPTIGRLRIRRFFETRWGKLWLTYPYGERPRETYLRRWNPY, from the coding sequence ATGAGTAAAGTCGCGGTTATCCGCACGACACCGGGGACTGTTCTCGAAGACTATGAACGTCTTCTAGAGCTAGTCGAATATAAGAGGCATTTCTCAGGCTTAGAAGAGGTCGTCCTGAAGCTTAACCTCTCGTGGTCCCTCTTCTTCCCGGCTTGTTCAACACCCCCATGGCAACTCGATGGAGTTTTAAGGGTTCTCGTCAGAGACGGGTTTAAGGTTTACCCCGTCGAAGACCAGACCGTTGTAACAGATCCTTGGAAGGGAGCTTATCTGAATAAGTGGCTACCTGTGTTCGAGAAATACGGGGTTTCGTTCACACCCTTACCCAACGTCGAATGGATAGAATATAAGCCGAAATCCAAACTATTAGCGTTAGACAAGTTGTTTCATGGAAAAATCCTCGTACCTAAGCTTTTCATAGGTAGGGGTATAATCCATTTAGCTACGTTAAAAACTCATGGACATACAGTCATCACAGGCGTCGTCAAAAACGCCTTCGGAGGATTGATTCCAAAATACCGTCACCACGCCCATAAGCTCATCCACGAGGTACTCGTCGACCTGCTTCAGATTCAGAAGGAAATACACCCAAGAATACTCGGTTTGATCGACGGGACGGTTGCCGGTGACGGAGCAGGACCTAGAACAATGATTCCTAGAGAGTGTAATCTCTTGATAGCGGGGATCGATCAGGTAGCTGTGGACTCAGTGGCGGCGAAGATCATGGGCTTTAATCCTATGGAGATAGAGTATCTTCGTAGGGCTCACGAGATGGGGCTTGGATGCGCTGATGTAGGTGCGATCGACCTAGTCGGCGACATAGACCTAAGAAAAATCCGTTTAAACTTTAAAGCCCGTCGAAGCCCAGTCGTGTTTTTCGACCAGCTTCTCAGGAAAGAATTGTCTAAATACTTTCCGTTGGTCGAAACTATTCTGTTTCACACACCCATCTTCAGATTGGCTATTCTAGGCTCGTCCATATATCACGATTATATATGGTATCCGACCATAGGACGGCTACGTATAAGAAGGTTTTTTGAGACCCGATGGGGTAAACTATGGTTGA